A stretch of DNA from Lycium ferocissimum isolate CSIRO_LF1 chromosome 4, AGI_CSIRO_Lferr_CH_V1, whole genome shotgun sequence:
aatgaattattatatGTTTCTCCTTAAAATATTcgtgtacttttttttttttttcttattatgaATTTCTTTAATAAAAATCTTAGCTTCACCACTAGTAACATATTACCtctcttattttcaagattacgAATTTCAAATTTGAGGCATTAATTACTTGTACGAATAATTTAATTAGTGATCGAATAATGACAGTGCAAATAACTTAAACTCAATTTCTTGGAATTTGATCATGATGTTTTTTGGATGAATTCAGCTCCACAATGGAACAATTTGCAACAACACTGTCTGAATTAGCACAGCAATTAGCAAGATTATTAGCAGAGGAACTGGGACATTATAATAAGTCAAATTATTTCAAAGAAACATGTTTGCCAAGCACTTGCTACCTAAGAATGAACAGATATCCACCTTGCCCTATTTCTCCACAACTCTTTGGATTAATGCCACACACTGACAGTGATTTCCTCACAATATTGCATCAAGATGAAATTGGAGGGTTGCAATTATTCAGAGATGGGAAATGGATCTCTGTTAAGCCTAATCCTCAAGCTCTTATCATCAATATAGGAGACCTATTCCAggtatttgaaaattattttcctaaattTTGATACTCTATCCCAAACAAACaccgtcacataaattgggatgaaaAGAGTACTTTATTTCATATCAAAGGAAAATGATTTAGGCTGTGTTTCGTATGATGGGAGTCAACTTTGACAAAATcacttgttttcttgaaaacattTTTCTAGTTTGGTGGGAgagtgaaaaataatttcaggAAGAAAATTACTCACGAAAGATTGAAAATAACATTAGCAAACAGGATAgtgttttgatgataattttGACTATAAATATTCTTCATAATGTCTAAGTGATGATTAAAGCAATAATTATACGTGTTGGGATAAATGTCAAACGAAATAACTCCTTCCCTAAAGtgagggaagtcattttcccctCCAGAAAAGCATTTTTGGTCCTACCAATTATACcgttatatattatttattttttgaaaattatctTCGATCAAAAACACACCCTTGTAAAAGACTCGGAacaatatttttcaagaaaatattttcagtCATACCAAAAACACCcttataaatgacttattttctgaaaaacatttgccaaaaatatttttgatcataccaaacacaccctttgTTATAACTTATTTGGTGTAAACATATTCTctagtttttcaaaattaatgaAGAATGTTACATGATGCAGGCATGGAGCAATGGTGTTTATAGAAGTGTTGAACATAGAGTTGTgacaaataaagtaaaagagaGGTTCTCAACTGCATTGTTCTTATGTCCCTCTTACGACACAGAAATATTTAGCAGTGTTGAACCTTCTGTTTATAGAAAATTTACATTTAAAGAATTTAGACAACAAGTCCAAGAGGATGTCAAGAAATTTGGTTATAAAGTAGGTCTTCCTAGGTTTCTTGTATCAAGCCACTAAACAAAAAATTTTGCAATCAAATTACTATATCACGACTTTAAATAGTTAAAAGGCAAGAGCCTtagtttttccttctttttttttctctttatttcccaTGTCTCGCAATGTTAGAACGGGTTAATATCTAATCTTTTCTCAttgcattttttcttctttatttcccATGTCTCACAATGTTAGAACGGGTTAATATCTAATCTTTTCTCATTGCATTTGAATTACTAATTTTACAAATTAGTTGAAGAATTTTAATGCCTGCTTGAAAATCTGTACGTATTAATGTAAAGTTTAATGGGAAAATCACAGTCATCTAGTTTACAATATATGTACATAGTGTATAGAAAGGGTATACTTTAGacgaaatatacatatattatacatataatatacatatactatacaccTATACACAACATATAAAGCCGAAGTGTGTAGGTATACACTACGTAGTGTATAGTTCGGCGATGTTGGTAAACTAGTTCGCCGAAGGGTACATTTACGTAAATTTCCCAAGTTGAATTCGACCATTCAATTTATTATTATAGAAAAGTGCTCGTCAACTCGACTCAACTTGTAGCCGAAGCCTAGTCGGAGAAAATAATAATGTTTCGATCAAAAAAATgctttaattaatgaaataattatgATCCAATACACATGACAAAATAATACATCTACCCTCAAAATCAAAATTGAAACACTAATTTCTTTCATCTTATAAAAGAATATAATATCTCTATTTTGGTCAATTAATCCCATGGACTTAACCAACACTCCACAGGCTTTTCTGGATATCTCTCATGTCTTGACAATAATGATAAATCACTAAATTCCGTTGCACCCAAGCATAGTCCAATTTCTGGTCACTTGATAGGTGCCAAGAATTATATTGATCCCACCAATTCTTAGTGGTTGTAGAAACACAAGAAGGGAAAGGATCTTTCCATTGACAACCATCAACATTGAAATCTCTATATGTTGAAACAAATGGTGCATTTTTCCAGTCTGTTTTCTCCAAACCAACCCTAGTAGCCCAATCATCCGCGTTCCATATGCTCGAAAACAAGTACATTGGCTTCTCGTTGGGGAAGAAATTGTTCGTATGATTCGCGTTTTTGTATACTCTTATCGGAACTTTATCCCCGAAAAACCTGCACACACATTGGTAACGTGTGTTATCgaacagtatatatatatatatatatatatgaacaattttaaaaaataatatataataatgttatgtgcgaacttttttattttttttattttaagccaATCATCCTCTAATCAAAGATCATAGGATGTTGGGGGGTTTAACATGACCCTACCTTGTATATTCCTTCATATCAACAAGAGGGGTGGAGGAGGACAAGGGCCAAAGCCTCACGATTACATGAGAATGAAAGATCGCCTAATACCAAAAAAGAAACATGAAGGGGACAATGGGAGCttgtacaaaaatatacatCCCTTCATGCTAGCTAATCGACTCtaactaacaaaaaaaatttgatttatcAACTCTACTCCTCAAACTTGGAAGTTGCCAAGAATCCATAAAGAAAGATCCTTTGATATTTCCAGGCAGTTGAGTATATGAGTTGTATTGTGTAGAGATATCGATATTAGCTGCCATTTGATAGATCGGCTACGGTTTGCCTCTATGTGATGAGTGACTTTAACTTCGACGTGCTCCATCAATTTTGCGGTGTTGAGAATGATTCCTTTTAGCTTAAGATTGTTGGTGGTTCTAGCATTCAACATATCGTGATAATTTGTGAGTCGATTCGGATGGATTTCTTTTGACCAAACGTAAACACTGTTGAATTCCTCCATTGCGGTTTGTGGCTTCGGCTATGTTATGAGAAATTTGCATTGAATGGATTTGGCAAATGCAAAAATCATATTCCCTGAGCTTGTTCTAATTATGCCACCGATTCCTGCCTTGCCATTTTGGAGAAAACTGCCATCTGAGTTGATTTTCACCCAGCCCGCCTCTGGTTTGTCCCATTTAACGTGAAAATATGTTGTTTTTGGTTTCCACCTCTCAACTTCATGGCAGAGATTGTGCCATGGCTAATTgaacttggaatttgggaaagctTTAGCTAAAGCGGCATCGATCCGACTAACTTGGTGCCTCGTTTTCACAGTAGAATACGCCTTGCTCGCCATATTTGCAAGCTGTCCAGTTTCTCCAAATTTCCCAGTAGATTGCCAAGGGGACTATGTTAACTAGGAGCTTGTGTACGCTGTTGTGGGTAGTTGTGTCTCTCCAGAGCTTGAGGATTCTTCGATGGGCCAATTTACGTGTCTAATACCTAGAGGCGAACCAAATGACTCCCGAGAGATATTTAGCGACTTGTCCCTCACCAAAGTGTGTTGCATACTGTCTCTGATAGGCGTGTTGCAGCATCTACAATTGGAGTTGTCAATTATGCCCAATCTAGCCAGATTCTCGTTGAAAGGAAGTTTGGATAAACAAGCCCTCCAACCTAAAAATGAAATCTTGAGGGGAATGCAATTATGCCAGAACTTTGAAGCGTTTCATCCTCTTGTTTCCTACGTATTTAACACGAAAGCGGAAGAATTAGTGTATGCCCATCCTTTGGTAGGTTTCCAAATAATGAAATCTTCTAGTGATGGGTCTCCAATATCAATGTTAGCAAATATGTTATGATTCCTATCCCCAAAATCAAGAGTAATCTTAGAGGAGTCCCAAGCACCATTATTAATGTAGCTACTAATCGTAGTATGCCTGTTATGGTGATGGTCCGGAAAAAGATTGGCTAAAGCCCCTTTATCCGACCAATTGTCCCACTTGTGGACTACGATTACGGCGTTGATCTTCCAAAGCATATTATTCTCCATTTTGTCTCTTATTTGAAGCATGTGTTTCCAAGCATGTGAATTACCAGAGACCCGTTTTTAACGGCGGATGGGACACCTTTCTGATATTTAGCTCTCATAAAGGTACCCTACAAGGTGGTATTAGTTCTGAACCTCCACCACTTTTTCATAGCAAGAGTATCATTTATCTCCATCATACTCCTTATACCAAGTCCCCCCTCATTAGTAGGATAGCATAGGTTCTTCCGAGCCTTTCcggtgatattttttttttcatttgaagtGCCCCAGAAGAACCTCGCAAAATACTTCTCAATGAGAGTTAGAGTTCCTTTCGGGGGGCTCATAGTAGAAAGGGTGTAAATGGGGAGTGATTGTAACACGTTCTTGATCATAATCAATTTCCCACCAAAGGTGAGCATGTTGCCTTGCCAACTATTGAGTCTATTAGCCACTGTCGTGGCCATATTCTCAAAGTAGATTAACTTCTTTCTGCCAATATAAAGAGAGCAGCCAAGATAGGTGAAAGGAAAACTTTTTTCCATGAAGCCAGTGCAATTTCTCATTCTATTGATTCTTTGTGCACTAGCTTTTGGATCTGTTATAAAGAAGCTTTTTTCTCCATTAACATTTTGGCCAGAAGCATTTTCATACTTCTCAATGTGACTCATCACAAGATTGATAGAACTTTCCTTGCACtgcaaaaaataacaatatcgtCAGCATAGGCAAGGTGGTTAATTTGTGGGCCTCTTTTATTCATATGGAAAGGAATAAAATCAGGCTCATTGTTGAGGCTATTTAAAGATCTAGTTAGAACTTAATTACTTGATAAAAAGAGAAGGGGATAGAGGATCCCCTTGCTTCAAACCTTGAGAAGAGGTGAAGAAACCTCTTCTTACCCCATTAATGACAATGGAGTACCAAACATCTGAGATAAGACCCCATATTAGATCAATCCAAATTTTCGAAAATCCAAATTTCCTCAGGACCGAAATCAGGAAATCCCACGAGAGCCTATTATAGGCTTTTGCCATATCCAGTTTGATGACTATGTTCCCTCCTCTGTTTTCTTTTCGATACACGAATGATTTTTCGAGCTAACGTCACATTTTTCGGTAATCAGTCTACCCTGGACAAATCCACTCTGGTTCTCTGAAATGATCAATGGTAGAAGGGTATTAAGTCTGCTGGATAGGATCTTGGAAATGATTTTTGTGGTAAAGTTTGTGAGGCTAATGGTTCTTATTTGAGAGAAGCTAGTCAGGGAAATGACTTTAGGGATAAGAACAAGGCAGGTGTGATTGTAGAATTTTGTGAGGTTCCTTCCGTTGAAATATTCTTGCACAAAGTCTATAACTTCACTTTTAATGATATCCCAGCACCTTTGGAAGAAAGTGCCATTGAAACCATCGGGCCCTGCAGTGCTCTCAGAACTAAGGTTGAAAATGGCATCCTTGATCTCTTCTTCTTCAGGGATTTTAGTCAACATGTTATTGTTCTCCTCAGTAATTAAGTGAGGGATATGGTTCAAGACTGTGCTATCAGTAGTGGGAATTTTTAGATTGAAAAGTTTCTCAAAGTGGTGCACAACAGCTTGTGCACAACAGCTTTCCCTATCTTATCCTCTCCTTGGATCCAGTTTCCTCTGTGATTCTTGATCCTAGATATGTGTAGTCTTCTCCTTTTGTTCCTCATAACACTGTGAAAATATCTGCTATTGTAATCCCCTTCTTGAAACCATTTTATTTGAGATTTTTGCCTAAGCATATTGTCTTGGATGCCTAGCCACTTGACATATTCTGCATTGGCTTTGTTGAGTTCCTGTCTACTATGCTCATTGTTGTTCTGCAGGTCCATTTCCTCGAGTACCTGTACTTTAGCCTCCCAGGAATTAAATTGTTCATTAATGTCTCCTATGCTTTCTTTGGACCACTGGTTGAGTTTTTTCCCCACTGCTTGGAGTTTACTTTTGAGCCTCCACATTGCATTACCCTGCACCTGTGAATTCCATGTATCCTGCACAATGGAAAGAAAATCAGGTTGTGTAGTCCAAAGATTTAGAAACTTAAAATACCTGATGATATCTTGTTGCTCATTGTGGCACTTTAAGAGCAATGGTCTGTGATCCGACCCAGATCTGGACAGATTTCTGACATAGTTGTGTTGATAGTGTTGAAGCCATTGGTCATTGACACATATTCTATCCAGTCTCTTCCATATCCTTTTGTCCGGTCTTCTATTATTGCACCAAGTAAATTTAGGGCCTACAAAACCCAAATCTGTTAATCCACAGGCTTCCATTGAGCTGATGAAGTCGAGGCTCTTGGATGCCCTGTGGGGCCTACCTCCTATTTTTTCATCGCTGTTCATGATAACATTAAAGTCACCCCCAACACACCAAGGACCATTAATTCTGCTGGCAAGATCTATAAGACTATCCCACAATTCTCTTCTATCATTAGAGCTGCATTTAGCATAAACAATAGAGACATACAGAACCTCATTTCTAGAATTATCAGAGAACTCAAAGGTGATTTGTTGATCATCACTCGCAAAAACAGTAGCTTGAACATGATTTTTCCAAAAACACCAAATTTGATCATTGTTATTAGAAAGACGGTGATGGTAACCCAGAAACCTTTTATTGCCTTCAATCTTATTGCTATTTATAAAAGGTTCTGAAATTGCCACAAAGTCAGATTTGTTGATATTCGATAATCTTTTAAGCCTATGAATAGTTTTTTTGGATCTTACCTCTCTGATATTCCATATGATTGCACTAATCATGGAAAACTAGTTTTTTATTGCCATTTTTGTTCCCCTTCCCGAGATGTTCAGGGGAATTGTTGGTTTTACCTTTcttattcttgttcttctgcTTGTTTTTACCTTTGTTGTTTGAAGATTGAGCTTTGCTATTCCCTTTGTCTTCTTGAGTCTTTTGCTTTGTTTATTTTCTCTTGTCTTGTCCTGCTTGCTTTGCACCTCCATGTTGTGTTCTTCCTTTGCATATGTTGCCTCTCGAGTGTCCATTTGGCCGGTGTCCGAATTTTTGGATTCTAGGGTAGCTTCTTTCTCAGGGGAAGTAGCTTCAGTATTCTTTGTGTGTTCATCCGGTATATGAGATATGGGAGGGATCCAGTTTAAGTCTACTGTGAGATGTATGGGTTCCCTGTTT
This window harbors:
- the LOC132054826 gene encoding gibberellin 2-beta-dioxygenase 8-like — protein: MTKSSNVPVQANQTISMEESPDPPFVETYKDLFDTIRNENLDSNKYNDLFLVEECELPLINLHQLNYGDKFEREECKKRIAKASQEWGFFQVVNHGVSHDVLGEMKREQVKLFKRTFREKTNIDKNLNFSEGSYRWGTPTATCLRQISWSEAFHIPLSDVSCSKGLSSLSSTMEQFATTLSELAQQLARLLAEELGHYNKSNYFKETCLPSTCYLRMNRYPPCPISPQLFGLMPHTDSDFLTILHQDEIGGLQLFRDGKWISVKPNPQALIINIGDLFQAWSNGVYRSVEHRVVTNKVKERFSTALFLCPSYDTEIFSSVEPSVYRKFTFKEFRQQVQEDVKKFGYKVGLPRFLVSSH
- the LOC132053451 gene encoding LOW QUALITY PROTEIN: probable xyloglucan endotransglucosylase/hydrolase protein 8 (The sequence of the model RefSeq protein was modified relative to this genomic sequence to represent the inferred CDS: inserted 1 base in 1 codon), with product MCTEEGAGPTRDELDFEFLGNRTGEPYIVQTNVHKNGTGGREMRHVLWLDPTQDFHSYSILWNSHQIVFFGDKVPIRVYKNANHTNNFFPNEKPMYLFSSIWNADDWATRVGLEKTDWKNAPFVSTYRDFNVDGCQWKDPFPSCVSTTTKNWWDQYNSWHLSSDQKLDYAWVQRNLVIYHYCQDXERYPEKPVECWLSPWD